A genomic segment from Muntiacus reevesi chromosome 15, mMunRee1.1, whole genome shotgun sequence encodes:
- the EXOC3L4 gene encoding exocyst complex component 3-like protein 4 isoform X4 yields MPMPQTEASGPEPHRPQEPVELHTPAQGARRASSEDAPCARPEGSRPGRGTLRRAFSRVSQRALGQAPRGDAGLLRLSGRFLFRSLRRTSDNGPAGDQTGATSEPGPAGGRKGSSKAKEGAGRQSSTGTGPEEAEGTSVADLISKRQLLAAFEQLQHLETGLLAEKASCTFQQDPTDFARRAMDVCLHYDGLTEEIGAIVRETLGPDGVDAAALAEVARVVLAEEEAHPEPPADGDFLRTPRGWRQHWEDAVQRSAEERVRQAGAGEAPGAAPGAADAAPDVARLLAELGGLVRRDLQKVQREVHPAYAAAGFPAWQTYLSAFHGAVARRFQELRRDARSYKQLYVLLDWATNVYGSPDFLGPQDQTVPSEPLPPLLAPDVRARLEDDCISFLKTEIASCFNRILQLEQDRWAAAEAPDVLQGLYRTTLSSDVCMLVAEHAKAAGAISTKLEATTLGICARALGLFLPRFKQALLEPGAASEPDLCASINACEDLRTHLLAKFPESFGELEKPLVAATCAFQKQLLQGLQGDVQETLQELHRYVVREYLAQALRPRQRFRGEDRLSGSKKMRLEAQAISNTFQELGSEAKWLGQAIPCVADIMGETRKDDIGRHLETLIRSYPDIRRDHVLAILALRRLGHCRNQHLLRHTQALMRDAAKAGGSGATGGRVLFEEIELSTSVGMVITCI; encoded by the exons ATGCCGATGCCGCAGACAGAGGCCTCTGGGCCAGAGCCGCACCGCCCTCAAGAGCCCGTGGAGCTGCACACCCCAGCCCAGGGCGCCCGTCGGGCGAGCAGCGAGGACGCACCCTGCGCCCGGCCCGAGGGCTCCAGGCCTGGCCGGGGCACCTTGCGGCGGGCCTTCTCGAGGGTGAGCCAGCGGGCCTTGGGCCAAGCCCCCAGAGGGGACGCAGGGCTGCTCAGGCTCAGCGGCCGCTTCCTGTTCCGGTCTTTGCGGCGCACTTCAGACAACGGCCCCGCCGGGGACCAGACCGGGGCGACCTCTGAGCCGGGGCCGGCCGGCGGCAGGAAGGGGTCCTCCAAGGCCAAGGAAGGTGCTGGCCGGCAGTCGTCCACGGGGACCGGGCCTGAGGAAGCCGAAG GCACATCTGTGGCCGACCTCATCTCCAAGAGGCAACTCCTGGCCGCCTTCGAGCAGCTGCAGCACCTGGAGACGGGGCTACTGGCCGAGAAAGCCTCGTGCACCTTCCAGCAGGACCCTACGGACTTCGCGCGGCGCGCCATGGACGTGTGCCTGCACTACGACGGGCTGACCGAGGAGATCGGCGCCATCGTGCGCGAGACGCTGGGCCCGGACGGGGTGGACGCTGCCGCGCTCGCGGAGGTGGCCCGCGTGGTGCTCGCGGAAGAGGAGGCCCACCCGGAGCCCCCCGCAGACGGCGACTTTCTGCGCACGCCGCGCGGCTGGCGCCAGCACTGGGAGGACGCGGTGCAGCGGAGCGCGGAGGAACGCGTGCGGCAGGCGGGCGCGGGGGAGGCCCCGGGGGCGGCCCCGGGGGCGGCCGACGCTGCCCCCGACGTGGCACGGCTCCTGGCCGAGCTCGGCGGTTTGGTTCGCCGCGACCTGCAGAAGGTGCAGCGGGAGGTGCACCCCGCGTACGCGGCCGCCGGCTTCCCGGCCTGGCAGACCTACCTGAGTGCCTTCCACGGCGCGGTGGCCCGGCGCTTCCAGGAGCTCAGGCGCGACGCCCGCAGCTACAAGCAGCTCTACGTGCTGCTGGACTGGGCCACCAACGTCTACGGCAG TCCCGATTTCCTGGGCCCCCAGGACCAGACTGTGCCCTCGGAGCCGCTGCCCCCGCTCCTGGCACCGGACGTCCGGGCCCGACTGGAGGACGACTGCATCAGCTTCCTGAAG ACCGAGATCGCGAGCTGCTTCAATAGGATCCTGCAGCTGGAGCAGGACCGCTGGGCGGCTGCGGAGGCCCCCGACGTGCTGCAAGGCCTGTACCGCACGACGCTGTCCTCGGACGTCTGCATG CTCGTGGCGGAGCACGCGAAGGCGGCCGGCGCCATCTCCACGAAGCTGGAGGCCACCACGTTGGGGATCTGCGCGCGGGCGCTGGGGCTCTTCCTGCCCAG GTTCAAACAGGCTCTTCTGGAGCCGGGGGCGGCGAGCGAGCCTGACTTGTGCGCCAGCATCAACGCCTGCGAGGACCTCAG gacTCACCTTCTGGCCAAGTTCCCAGAAAGCTTTGGAGAGCTGGAGAAGCCCCTGGTGGCTGCCACCTGCGCCTTTCAGAAGCAGCTCCTCCAGGGCTTGCAGGGCGATGTGCAG GAGACTCTGCAGGAGCTGCACCGCTACGTTGTCCGCGAGTACCTGGCGCAGGCGCTGAGACCCCGCCAGCGGTTCCGGGGTGAGGACCGCCTGAGCGGCTCCAAGAAGATGAGGCTGGAGGCGCAGGCCATCAGCAACACCTTCCAGGAGTTG GGCTCCGAGGCCAAGTGGCTGGGCCAAGCTATCCCGTGCGTGGCTGACATAATGGGCGAGACGCGCAAGGACGACATCGGGCGGCACCTGGAGACGCTCATCAGAAGCTACCCCGACATCAG GCGGGACCACGTGCTGGCCATCCTAGCACTGCGCCGTCTGGGCCACTGTCGGAACCAGCACCTCCTGCGCCACACCCAGGCCCTGATGAGGGATGCGGCCAAGGCCGGAGGCTCCGGGGCCACAGGGGGCCGCGTGCTCTTCGAGGAGATCGAGTTGTCCACCTCCGTGGGCATGGTGATCACCTGCATCTAG
- the EXOC3L4 gene encoding exocyst complex component 3-like protein 4 isoform X2 → MPMPQTEASGPEPHRPQEPVELHTPAQGARRASSEDAPCARPEGSRPGRGTLRRAFSRVSQRALGQAPRGDAGLLRLSGRFLFRSLRRTSDNGPAGDQTGATSEPGPAGGRKGSSKAKEGAGRQSSTGTGPEEAEGTSVADLISKRQLLAAFEQLQHLETGLLAEKASCTFQQDPTDFARRAMDVCLHYDGLTEEIGAIVRETLGPDGVDAAALAEVARVVLAEEEAHPEPPADGDFLRTPRGWRQHWEDAVQRSAEERVRQAGAGEAPGAAPGAADAAPDVARLLAELGGLVRRDLQKVQREVHPAYAAAGFPAWQTYLSAFHGAVARRFQELRRDARSYKQLYVLLDWATNVYGSPDFLGPQDQTVPSEPLPPLLAPDVRARLEDDCISFLKTEIASCFNRILQLEQDRWAAAEAPDVLQGLYRTTLSSDVCMLVAEHAKAAGAISTKLEATTLGICARALGLFLPRFKQALLEPGAASEPDLCASINACEDLRTHLLAKFPESFGELEKPLVAATCAFQKQLLQGLQGDVQPLFRVLCTKAWLTQDLLKPLMDKVVAFSRLLEHMAPPLAQETLQELHRYVVREYLAQALRPRQRFRGEDRLSGSKKMRLEAQAISNTFQELGSEAKWLGQAIPCVADIMGETRKDDIGRHLETLIRSYPDIRRDHVLAILALRRLGHCRNQHLLRHTQALMRDAAKAGGSGATGGRVLFEEIELSTSVGMVITCI, encoded by the exons ATGCCGATGCCGCAGACAGAGGCCTCTGGGCCAGAGCCGCACCGCCCTCAAGAGCCCGTGGAGCTGCACACCCCAGCCCAGGGCGCCCGTCGGGCGAGCAGCGAGGACGCACCCTGCGCCCGGCCCGAGGGCTCCAGGCCTGGCCGGGGCACCTTGCGGCGGGCCTTCTCGAGGGTGAGCCAGCGGGCCTTGGGCCAAGCCCCCAGAGGGGACGCAGGGCTGCTCAGGCTCAGCGGCCGCTTCCTGTTCCGGTCTTTGCGGCGCACTTCAGACAACGGCCCCGCCGGGGACCAGACCGGGGCGACCTCTGAGCCGGGGCCGGCCGGCGGCAGGAAGGGGTCCTCCAAGGCCAAGGAAGGTGCTGGCCGGCAGTCGTCCACGGGGACCGGGCCTGAGGAAGCCGAAG GCACATCTGTGGCCGACCTCATCTCCAAGAGGCAACTCCTGGCCGCCTTCGAGCAGCTGCAGCACCTGGAGACGGGGCTACTGGCCGAGAAAGCCTCGTGCACCTTCCAGCAGGACCCTACGGACTTCGCGCGGCGCGCCATGGACGTGTGCCTGCACTACGACGGGCTGACCGAGGAGATCGGCGCCATCGTGCGCGAGACGCTGGGCCCGGACGGGGTGGACGCTGCCGCGCTCGCGGAGGTGGCCCGCGTGGTGCTCGCGGAAGAGGAGGCCCACCCGGAGCCCCCCGCAGACGGCGACTTTCTGCGCACGCCGCGCGGCTGGCGCCAGCACTGGGAGGACGCGGTGCAGCGGAGCGCGGAGGAACGCGTGCGGCAGGCGGGCGCGGGGGAGGCCCCGGGGGCGGCCCCGGGGGCGGCCGACGCTGCCCCCGACGTGGCACGGCTCCTGGCCGAGCTCGGCGGTTTGGTTCGCCGCGACCTGCAGAAGGTGCAGCGGGAGGTGCACCCCGCGTACGCGGCCGCCGGCTTCCCGGCCTGGCAGACCTACCTGAGTGCCTTCCACGGCGCGGTGGCCCGGCGCTTCCAGGAGCTCAGGCGCGACGCCCGCAGCTACAAGCAGCTCTACGTGCTGCTGGACTGGGCCACCAACGTCTACGGCAG TCCCGATTTCCTGGGCCCCCAGGACCAGACTGTGCCCTCGGAGCCGCTGCCCCCGCTCCTGGCACCGGACGTCCGGGCCCGACTGGAGGACGACTGCATCAGCTTCCTGAAG ACCGAGATCGCGAGCTGCTTCAATAGGATCCTGCAGCTGGAGCAGGACCGCTGGGCGGCTGCGGAGGCCCCCGACGTGCTGCAAGGCCTGTACCGCACGACGCTGTCCTCGGACGTCTGCATG CTCGTGGCGGAGCACGCGAAGGCGGCCGGCGCCATCTCCACGAAGCTGGAGGCCACCACGTTGGGGATCTGCGCGCGGGCGCTGGGGCTCTTCCTGCCCAG GTTCAAACAGGCTCTTCTGGAGCCGGGGGCGGCGAGCGAGCCTGACTTGTGCGCCAGCATCAACGCCTGCGAGGACCTCAG gacTCACCTTCTGGCCAAGTTCCCAGAAAGCTTTGGAGAGCTGGAGAAGCCCCTGGTGGCTGCCACCTGCGCCTTTCAGAAGCAGCTCCTCCAGGGCTTGCAGGGCGATGTGCAG CCACTCTTCAGAGTCCTGTGCACCAAGGCCTGGCTGACCCAGGACCTGCTGAAGCCCCTCATGGACAAGGTGGTGGCCTTCTCCCGCCTCCTTGAGCACATGGCCCCGCCCCTGGCCCAG GAGACTCTGCAGGAGCTGCACCGCTACGTTGTCCGCGAGTACCTGGCGCAGGCGCTGAGACCCCGCCAGCGGTTCCGGGGTGAGGACCGCCTGAGCGGCTCCAAGAAGATGAGGCTGGAGGCGCAGGCCATCAGCAACACCTTCCAGGAGTTG GGCTCCGAGGCCAAGTGGCTGGGCCAAGCTATCCCGTGCGTGGCTGACATAATGGGCGAGACGCGCAAGGACGACATCGGGCGGCACCTGGAGACGCTCATCAGAAGCTACCCCGACATCAG GCGGGACCACGTGCTGGCCATCCTAGCACTGCGCCGTCTGGGCCACTGTCGGAACCAGCACCTCCTGCGCCACACCCAGGCCCTGATGAGGGATGCGGCCAAGGCCGGAGGCTCCGGGGCCACAGGGGGCCGCGTGCTCTTCGAGGAGATCGAGTTGTCCACCTCCGTGGGCATGGTGATCACCTGCATCTAG
- the EXOC3L4 gene encoding exocyst complex component 3-like protein 4 isoform X1 produces MPMPQTEASGPEPHRPQEPVELHTPAQGARRASSEDAPCARPEGSRPGRGTLRRAFSRVSQRALGQAPRGDAGLLRLSGRFLFRSLRRTSDNGPAGDQTGATSEPGPAGGRKGSSKAKEGAGRQSSTGTGPEEAEGTSVADLISKRQLLAAFEQLQHLETGLLAEKASCTFQQDPTDFARRAMDVCLHYDGLTEEIGAIVRETLGPDGVDAAALAEVARVVLAEEEAHPEPPADGDFLRTPRGWRQHWEDAVQRSAEERVRQAGAGEAPGAAPGAADAAPDVARLLAELGGLVRRDLQKVQREVHPAYAAAGFPAWQTYLSAFHGAVARRFQELRRDARSYKQLYVLLDWATNVYGSPDFLGPQDQTVPSEPLPPLLAPDVRARLEDDCISFLKTEIASCFNRILQLEQDRWAAAEAPDVLQGLYRTTLSSDVCMLVAEHAKAAGAISTKLEATTLGICARALGLFLPRFKQALLEPGAASEPDLCASINACEDLRTHLLAKFPESFGELEKPLVAATCAFQKQLLQGLQGDVQPLFRVLCTKAWLTQDLLKPLMDKVVAFSRLLEHMAPPLAQVSGGGAGDGGGVPRAPTGDPDPLPPQETLQELHRYVVREYLAQALRPRQRFRGEDRLSGSKKMRLEAQAISNTFQELGSEAKWLGQAIPCVADIMGETRKDDIGRHLETLIRSYPDIRRDHVLAILALRRLGHCRNQHLLRHTQALMRDAAKAGGSGATGGRVLFEEIELSTSVGMVITCI; encoded by the exons ATGCCGATGCCGCAGACAGAGGCCTCTGGGCCAGAGCCGCACCGCCCTCAAGAGCCCGTGGAGCTGCACACCCCAGCCCAGGGCGCCCGTCGGGCGAGCAGCGAGGACGCACCCTGCGCCCGGCCCGAGGGCTCCAGGCCTGGCCGGGGCACCTTGCGGCGGGCCTTCTCGAGGGTGAGCCAGCGGGCCTTGGGCCAAGCCCCCAGAGGGGACGCAGGGCTGCTCAGGCTCAGCGGCCGCTTCCTGTTCCGGTCTTTGCGGCGCACTTCAGACAACGGCCCCGCCGGGGACCAGACCGGGGCGACCTCTGAGCCGGGGCCGGCCGGCGGCAGGAAGGGGTCCTCCAAGGCCAAGGAAGGTGCTGGCCGGCAGTCGTCCACGGGGACCGGGCCTGAGGAAGCCGAAG GCACATCTGTGGCCGACCTCATCTCCAAGAGGCAACTCCTGGCCGCCTTCGAGCAGCTGCAGCACCTGGAGACGGGGCTACTGGCCGAGAAAGCCTCGTGCACCTTCCAGCAGGACCCTACGGACTTCGCGCGGCGCGCCATGGACGTGTGCCTGCACTACGACGGGCTGACCGAGGAGATCGGCGCCATCGTGCGCGAGACGCTGGGCCCGGACGGGGTGGACGCTGCCGCGCTCGCGGAGGTGGCCCGCGTGGTGCTCGCGGAAGAGGAGGCCCACCCGGAGCCCCCCGCAGACGGCGACTTTCTGCGCACGCCGCGCGGCTGGCGCCAGCACTGGGAGGACGCGGTGCAGCGGAGCGCGGAGGAACGCGTGCGGCAGGCGGGCGCGGGGGAGGCCCCGGGGGCGGCCCCGGGGGCGGCCGACGCTGCCCCCGACGTGGCACGGCTCCTGGCCGAGCTCGGCGGTTTGGTTCGCCGCGACCTGCAGAAGGTGCAGCGGGAGGTGCACCCCGCGTACGCGGCCGCCGGCTTCCCGGCCTGGCAGACCTACCTGAGTGCCTTCCACGGCGCGGTGGCCCGGCGCTTCCAGGAGCTCAGGCGCGACGCCCGCAGCTACAAGCAGCTCTACGTGCTGCTGGACTGGGCCACCAACGTCTACGGCAG TCCCGATTTCCTGGGCCCCCAGGACCAGACTGTGCCCTCGGAGCCGCTGCCCCCGCTCCTGGCACCGGACGTCCGGGCCCGACTGGAGGACGACTGCATCAGCTTCCTGAAG ACCGAGATCGCGAGCTGCTTCAATAGGATCCTGCAGCTGGAGCAGGACCGCTGGGCGGCTGCGGAGGCCCCCGACGTGCTGCAAGGCCTGTACCGCACGACGCTGTCCTCGGACGTCTGCATG CTCGTGGCGGAGCACGCGAAGGCGGCCGGCGCCATCTCCACGAAGCTGGAGGCCACCACGTTGGGGATCTGCGCGCGGGCGCTGGGGCTCTTCCTGCCCAG GTTCAAACAGGCTCTTCTGGAGCCGGGGGCGGCGAGCGAGCCTGACTTGTGCGCCAGCATCAACGCCTGCGAGGACCTCAG gacTCACCTTCTGGCCAAGTTCCCAGAAAGCTTTGGAGAGCTGGAGAAGCCCCTGGTGGCTGCCACCTGCGCCTTTCAGAAGCAGCTCCTCCAGGGCTTGCAGGGCGATGTGCAG CCACTCTTCAGAGTCCTGTGCACCAAGGCCTGGCTGACCCAGGACCTGCTGAAGCCCCTCATGGACAAGGTGGTGGCCTTCTCCCGCCTCCTTGAGCACATGGCCCCGCCCCTGGCCCAGGTatccgggggcggggcgggcgatGGTGGGGGCGTGCCCAGGGCTCCTACCGGTGACCCTGACCCACTCCCGCCCCAGGAGACTCTGCAGGAGCTGCACCGCTACGTTGTCCGCGAGTACCTGGCGCAGGCGCTGAGACCCCGCCAGCGGTTCCGGGGTGAGGACCGCCTGAGCGGCTCCAAGAAGATGAGGCTGGAGGCGCAGGCCATCAGCAACACCTTCCAGGAGTTG GGCTCCGAGGCCAAGTGGCTGGGCCAAGCTATCCCGTGCGTGGCTGACATAATGGGCGAGACGCGCAAGGACGACATCGGGCGGCACCTGGAGACGCTCATCAGAAGCTACCCCGACATCAG GCGGGACCACGTGCTGGCCATCCTAGCACTGCGCCGTCTGGGCCACTGTCGGAACCAGCACCTCCTGCGCCACACCCAGGCCCTGATGAGGGATGCGGCCAAGGCCGGAGGCTCCGGGGCCACAGGGGGCCGCGTGCTCTTCGAGGAGATCGAGTTGTCCACCTCCGTGGGCATGGTGATCACCTGCATCTAG
- the EXOC3L4 gene encoding exocyst complex component 3-like protein 4 isoform X3: MPMPQTEASGPEPHRPQEPVELHTPAQGARRASSEDAPCARPEGSRPGRGTLRRAFSRVSQRALGQAPRGDAGLLRLSGRFLFRSLRRTSDNGPAGDQTGATSEPGPAGGRKGSSKAKEGAGRQSSTGTGPEEAEGTSVADLISKRQLLAAFEQLQHLETGLLAEKASCTFQQDPTDFARRAMDVCLHYDGLTEEIGAIVRETLGPDGVDAAALAEVARVVLAEEEAHPEPPADGDFLRTPRGWRQHWEDAVQRSAEERVRQAGAGEAPGAAPGAADAAPDVARLLAELGGLVRRDLQKVQREVHPAYAAAGFPAWQTYLSAFHGAVARRFQELRRDARSYKQLYVLLDWATNVYGSPDFLGPQDQTVPSEPLPPLLAPDVRARLEDDCISFLKTEIASCFNRILQLEQDRWAAAEAPDVLQGLYRTTLSSDVCMLVAEHAKAAGAISTKLEATTLGICARALGLFLPRTHLLAKFPESFGELEKPLVAATCAFQKQLLQGLQGDVQPLFRVLCTKAWLTQDLLKPLMDKVVAFSRLLEHMAPPLAQVSGGGAGDGGGVPRAPTGDPDPLPPQETLQELHRYVVREYLAQALRPRQRFRGEDRLSGSKKMRLEAQAISNTFQELGSEAKWLGQAIPCVADIMGETRKDDIGRHLETLIRSYPDIRRDHVLAILALRRLGHCRNQHLLRHTQALMRDAAKAGGSGATGGRVLFEEIELSTSVGMVITCI; this comes from the exons ATGCCGATGCCGCAGACAGAGGCCTCTGGGCCAGAGCCGCACCGCCCTCAAGAGCCCGTGGAGCTGCACACCCCAGCCCAGGGCGCCCGTCGGGCGAGCAGCGAGGACGCACCCTGCGCCCGGCCCGAGGGCTCCAGGCCTGGCCGGGGCACCTTGCGGCGGGCCTTCTCGAGGGTGAGCCAGCGGGCCTTGGGCCAAGCCCCCAGAGGGGACGCAGGGCTGCTCAGGCTCAGCGGCCGCTTCCTGTTCCGGTCTTTGCGGCGCACTTCAGACAACGGCCCCGCCGGGGACCAGACCGGGGCGACCTCTGAGCCGGGGCCGGCCGGCGGCAGGAAGGGGTCCTCCAAGGCCAAGGAAGGTGCTGGCCGGCAGTCGTCCACGGGGACCGGGCCTGAGGAAGCCGAAG GCACATCTGTGGCCGACCTCATCTCCAAGAGGCAACTCCTGGCCGCCTTCGAGCAGCTGCAGCACCTGGAGACGGGGCTACTGGCCGAGAAAGCCTCGTGCACCTTCCAGCAGGACCCTACGGACTTCGCGCGGCGCGCCATGGACGTGTGCCTGCACTACGACGGGCTGACCGAGGAGATCGGCGCCATCGTGCGCGAGACGCTGGGCCCGGACGGGGTGGACGCTGCCGCGCTCGCGGAGGTGGCCCGCGTGGTGCTCGCGGAAGAGGAGGCCCACCCGGAGCCCCCCGCAGACGGCGACTTTCTGCGCACGCCGCGCGGCTGGCGCCAGCACTGGGAGGACGCGGTGCAGCGGAGCGCGGAGGAACGCGTGCGGCAGGCGGGCGCGGGGGAGGCCCCGGGGGCGGCCCCGGGGGCGGCCGACGCTGCCCCCGACGTGGCACGGCTCCTGGCCGAGCTCGGCGGTTTGGTTCGCCGCGACCTGCAGAAGGTGCAGCGGGAGGTGCACCCCGCGTACGCGGCCGCCGGCTTCCCGGCCTGGCAGACCTACCTGAGTGCCTTCCACGGCGCGGTGGCCCGGCGCTTCCAGGAGCTCAGGCGCGACGCCCGCAGCTACAAGCAGCTCTACGTGCTGCTGGACTGGGCCACCAACGTCTACGGCAG TCCCGATTTCCTGGGCCCCCAGGACCAGACTGTGCCCTCGGAGCCGCTGCCCCCGCTCCTGGCACCGGACGTCCGGGCCCGACTGGAGGACGACTGCATCAGCTTCCTGAAG ACCGAGATCGCGAGCTGCTTCAATAGGATCCTGCAGCTGGAGCAGGACCGCTGGGCGGCTGCGGAGGCCCCCGACGTGCTGCAAGGCCTGTACCGCACGACGCTGTCCTCGGACGTCTGCATG CTCGTGGCGGAGCACGCGAAGGCGGCCGGCGCCATCTCCACGAAGCTGGAGGCCACCACGTTGGGGATCTGCGCGCGGGCGCTGGGGCTCTTCCTGCCCAG gacTCACCTTCTGGCCAAGTTCCCAGAAAGCTTTGGAGAGCTGGAGAAGCCCCTGGTGGCTGCCACCTGCGCCTTTCAGAAGCAGCTCCTCCAGGGCTTGCAGGGCGATGTGCAG CCACTCTTCAGAGTCCTGTGCACCAAGGCCTGGCTGACCCAGGACCTGCTGAAGCCCCTCATGGACAAGGTGGTGGCCTTCTCCCGCCTCCTTGAGCACATGGCCCCGCCCCTGGCCCAGGTatccgggggcggggcgggcgatGGTGGGGGCGTGCCCAGGGCTCCTACCGGTGACCCTGACCCACTCCCGCCCCAGGAGACTCTGCAGGAGCTGCACCGCTACGTTGTCCGCGAGTACCTGGCGCAGGCGCTGAGACCCCGCCAGCGGTTCCGGGGTGAGGACCGCCTGAGCGGCTCCAAGAAGATGAGGCTGGAGGCGCAGGCCATCAGCAACACCTTCCAGGAGTTG GGCTCCGAGGCCAAGTGGCTGGGCCAAGCTATCCCGTGCGTGGCTGACATAATGGGCGAGACGCGCAAGGACGACATCGGGCGGCACCTGGAGACGCTCATCAGAAGCTACCCCGACATCAG GCGGGACCACGTGCTGGCCATCCTAGCACTGCGCCGTCTGGGCCACTGTCGGAACCAGCACCTCCTGCGCCACACCCAGGCCCTGATGAGGGATGCGGCCAAGGCCGGAGGCTCCGGGGCCACAGGGGGCCGCGTGCTCTTCGAGGAGATCGAGTTGTCCACCTCCGTGGGCATGGTGATCACCTGCATCTAG